A part of Sebastes fasciatus isolate fSebFas1 chromosome 10, fSebFas1.pri, whole genome shotgun sequence genomic DNA contains:
- the ube2ka gene encoding ubiquitin-conjugating enzyme E2Ka, which translates to MANIAVQRIKREFKEVLKSEETSKNQIRVDLVDENFTELRGEIAGPPDTPYEGGRYELEIKIPETYPFNPPKVRFITKIWHPNISSVTGAICLDILKDQWAAAMTLRTVLLSLQALLAAAEPDDPQDAVVANQYKQNPEMFKQTARLWSHVYANAPVSSPEYTRKIDKLCAMGFEKNAVIVALSSKSWDVETATELLLSN; encoded by the exons ATGGCCAACATCGCGGTTCAGAGGATAAAACGGGAATTCAAGGAGGTGCTCAAAAGCGAAGAG ACGAGCAAAAACCAGATAAGGGTGGATCTGGTGGATGAGAACTTCACAGAACTTAGAGGGGAGATAGCAGGGCCACCTGACACACCATATGAAG GGGGTAGATATGAACTAGAAATTAAAATTCCAGAGACGTATCCATTCAATCCACCAAAG GTGCGGTTTATCACGAAGATCTGGCATCCCAACATCAGCTCGGTCACAGGTGCAATATGTCTGGACATTCTCAAAGACCAGTG GGCAGCAGCTATGACACTGAGGACGGTCCTCCTGTCACTACAAGCCTTACTGGCAGCTGCAGAACCAGATGATCCACAGGACGCAGTGGTAGCCAATCAG TACAAGCAGAACCCAGAGATGTTCAAACAGACAGCGAGGCTCTGGTCTCATGTCTATGCAAACGCTCCCGTCTCAAGTCCGGAGTACACGCGCAAAATAGACAAACTCTGTGCCATGGGCTTTGAAAAA AATGCAGTAATAGTGGCGTTGTCGTCGAAATCCTGGGATGTGGAGACAGCGACAGAGCTACTGCTCAGTAACTGA